The DNA sequence tacccTACAAacgtaaattattgtaatgtataTGGAAGTGAAAATGACTTAATTCATATGTCAAACTTGTCTATCGACTATAACGAATTCATATACGAAGCTGCAGTTTCGGTTAACCATAACGTATGACCCCTTATTCTTTTCTTATAAACCTACTGACATTGATAAGAGATATATGTATCAGCAGATGGATATAAACACGTCTGTAGGTCGATCAGACTATGCTCATTCGTCACAGATGTAACtcgtacatttaaaaaatggttgttaagtagaaaaaaaaaaagttgttcTCTACTCAAATGGTTGGCTATTTAGTTTTTACGAGTGTTGTGCAAAGTGGGTACCTATAAAGCAACAGAAGCACACGTGCATTCTCAGCGAAATAACTAATGCATTGTCAGACGTGTGGAGGAGTCTGTCGGACAGACTGTTGCGCTAAAATCGTTTGGTCTGTGCACATAAACCCACAACTATCCGATTCGAAGCAGCCGCATCTCAAAAAATACACTTTGCACTACGAAAGAGACAAACGATAGGGCATGAATTTCGTTAGAAAGGGATGAGTATAGATTAATTGGTGCTGCGCTTAATCTCCTCTTTCAGATTACATCTCGCTCGCTCAGCTACACGTGTCAGCAACggtcatataaaataatagcaaaacacaaatattttgCTATAATTTTGATACGGTTATGATACGGTTTTCTTGTCTCTTAGAATTGCCGTGTAATTATACTGTTTAGTGTATTAGTACTCCAATTCAAAAAACAGGAAAGAATTTATACCAGGATCAACAGTCGTGTGGTCTTATTTGGGTCGTATCGTAGCTTTATCGTAGTTTACCAGGGGCATGagtagtacgggagctagcaacgtttaaaaaaaagtcattttagtatagttgggtttttgatatactgtttctcttgctattttggttagagtccgggctgtctggctggccgcagtggttgcgtttatattgcgcatcttatctgcacaggaaaatatccttaatttaaagtcattttttaacgcgtaatttttaatcttttgcctttagatagatccatcagacataatttttatattgcaagacgttttttttgttgtaaaataggtgccatacgcaatttttatttcaaaataactaaaatgtcatcgaaataagtgaaattacatcaacatgagtccgcttaaaaggtaagtaataactttattatttatattatattatccttttttaatacttatattgaataattagtaaactaatatttttaatagatggtttcatatttattacacttttgggtataaatatgaatttgatgatatttgtattttctagtgtttgattttacgcgagtattatacattttgaaattaaagacttgggaaaataatacaacgaataaatcgcgtttaaaatccgttaaaaagtctttaatttcttgatgatatttggtttttatcaagtttacattaacgtcctatttgaggttcgttgggaaaaggaggcgatatggtagattgttgcaaaaaaactgtaaatagtaaaatgaatattattagtataagtaacacagtgattacttatccttcacagggactcatgttgatggaatttcacttatttcgatgatattttaattattttgaaataaaaattgcgtctggcacctatttaacaacgaaaaaaacgtcttgcaataaaaaatgtatgtctaatggatctatctaaaggcaaaagattaaaaattacgcgttaaaaaatgactttaaattaaggatattttcctgtgcagataagatgcgcactattaaacgcaaccactgcggccagccagacagcccggactgtaaccgaaatagcaagagaaacagcatatcaaagaaccaactatactaaaatgctcacttgtcaacgttgctacctccttgTACCTCCTATACTAGAGCGTTTCCAAAAAGTTCGCTCATTATGTtccatttataaaacaatatgtaaaaacatCAAAGAATTGCAAGTTATTTGTTTGACATTTGCTCATATtttcctacataatatatttatcgtatatcttaaattttctaacttgatttttattgatatggCCTCCGGTGACAACGCGGAATGTCGGTCAAGACCTCTTTCTCCAGAAATGCAAGAAATAGACACTTGTAATTTTCATACCCAAAGCAATGTTACGGAAGGTGTTATTCCAGAAGCAACAATAACATATGATTCAAGGGCAAACAATGAGTGCTTAAATGAAGttcataatgaaaataatttaaaagaaaggaTTAAGCAATGTAGAAATATAAtagaatcattaaaattagaaCTTAATCAAGAAAAGAGCCGTTTGGAAAAAGATATTAAAGCTTCACATGATGGACAGGAAATTAAGACCAACTCTGACACAACAAGCTATCTAGATGTTCCTTGCTCTCCAGATTTTTATACTACTAGTGTGGAGGATAAATTAACTTGTGACGAAAATCTGATACAATATGAAAAGCAATTACAAAGATatcaaaatacattaaatatggcccaaattgaaaagaaaaatgcAATTAGAAAGCACATGATAGCAAAAGCTTATAAACTCAAACTGCTTGAAGTTGAAAATCAATGTAATATAGAACTTTTACGCGTCAAACAAAGCTTACAATGTCTGGAACCATTACAAATGATTGCCAGTAAGTGGAAATCCAACGTCGATGATTTCTCTtacgatttaaataattttgagcTTATACCCGCGATGTATCCAGAATTAAACGCACTTTCAGGAAGCGATGTTTCTTCGTCTGTAGATGATgcagaaataaaaaacaaatcacCCAACAGTCTAAATGAATCCGTCTTATCAGATTTGTAATGAGAACTATAGTTTTTTTGCAAAGTTTACATCAAAAATTTCCGAAAAAACGGTGTGAAAATCAGAATTCAATAAATCAGGCGAACGAGACCTCCACTGTAGACCACACACATCGAGGCACGCGCTTCGAATGCTCCTGACTTTTTATTCTCAGCGCGCGATCAGCCGTCGTGCTCACTCGGTATTCGTCGGCAGCCGATGGGAAGGTCCCATACAGGCAAACTATATCTACCTACATTCGTTCGTGCGGCCTGTCTCGTTCAGTTAAGaacttgaattttattttaataagattcCAATTTGTCAATTAGAGGGCAACGCATAAACGAAACTGGTTTGACTTCTTTACACCTTTTGACTAATACTAATTCTATATGGAATTGTTTGAGTCATGGTTGAAACCGCATATCTGCTATccgaaatttttaatttttaatagccAATAAAAGGTTTCGCGGGTCCTAACAAtctattatttcttatatgATAGTAGCatggaaaatattaaaattactgcATCGCTTCATTTCcttagtttaaatatttaatcaaaattaaagtaatttgATTACCAAATAAGATATTTAGTTCAGATATACCATAAAAACTTACACAAGTGTTTCCATACTCCATATCGGTTGCGGTCGTTAAAAATATGCAAGGAATGTTAACCGAGCGCGACCAACTCGAGTTTGTGGAAGGTGGACTCTTCTTTTTATTGGATGcaaaattgattataaaatcTTAAGTTGCTTCGATAAGGtcatttttgtgaaaaattataattattgaatctCGATATTGcgaataatttatgataaatttgaataataaaagttcttatatgaaaatattaagctTTTTACTGTTTGGCGCACTCTTTTCtgtattgcacgcctcataagcgaagcgttgaggtgggtactactgtcacttcgcgcaaaacatctgatttttcaaacttaaaatgtctttatgtatcatacattgcacttgtaagataatacatacacacacatattaagaaaaaacactatttttaacgttcatgatatttttgatgtcatttttgttatttaaactagttaaaaaacagtttaaaaaagttctgtcttggacgtccgtgtgtctgtatgtgcggatcctttttcttgttaacacgatagcgaccgaaatactttactaatcgagtctttttttttctcttacgcttgagtatgctcaggaatagaaccctttcatttttcagggtctgattcgatgtggtttaattgttattaaataaacaaaaaaaatatcgacttttttttttttttttttttatatagtgtactcaaaattcaccattataaactcgattctttatactataagccaaggtttaaaaaaataagttggtagtcagtcccttaaacctgcacagtttcacatctaggtggggccacaagaaaaatagctcaattattacggtaccgctttctttacttttccaaatgttttattttatttcatttttatatttatagtcacgtactctttataaataatcaattttattgtaaaggatgagattatgaggcgtgcacttttggattttccaaactgtTTACCTATGCTTGAGTTCTAATATGATTacaaatttcatttttgtaCATATTCAATGATATTGTACCTGCATAAGTAGACTCTGTATAAAACGGAAACCTTTTCACTTTCATGTTTGCACTTGTTTTTTCTCCTGTATCGAAAATATCTACGAGACTATTGGTTTGAACGGGGCTAAGAGCTTTATGGTAAAGCAAACAGTTTAAAACACTACAGCCGGGACGTATTGGCTAAGCACTCTCTTCCATTAGCCTCCACCGACACCTCGCCGGTATTcagtcaaaaatattttttgtatctagCGTACGAAGGTGCCGACGCGACACTCATTCACCACTCGGTGCAGTTTACTTAGGCGTTTAAGCGGCTTGAAGGATCACCCCATCAcgtcatatttatattttatagtatgaACAAGTTTCTTAGATTTTATGAGCGCTTAGGGATTTTAGTAGGCGCCAAGGGTAACTAATCTCATCAAGTAAtagatttatttcaattgttttgttggaattaataaattagttCTCAATGTTTTGATGCATTTTAGCTACCAGATATAGAGGTGCTTGCATCAATCATTTTTTGAGTTGGTACTTGTTAAGTAAGTAAGTTTGTCTCTTTTCGCAAATCAATTTCTTGGTTTGCTTCCATTTTTGATTTGCTTGTAATTTTCTGTTGGCTTCCTCTGGTTTTTTGTAcgcaaaatattttgaatgaatAGCTGCAGCACGCAGTGTCTTATCTTGTAATCTAGTGAATAATTAGTTAAGGCGCCATAGTGCTAATTAGCCCAGGGTATTCAGTGTTAACAATCCTTTTGTCTCTCCTGTGATTTCCGTTCTTTTTTCTctcataatattcatattttcgGCTTGGTCATGCATCAGAatttctttgaaatatttgtatcaCAAAAGAAgcattacattattattcatttttccCATTGATATATTAGGTAGTTCGGTAGTTCATAGTTGAGACAAGAGACATCTTttcacttttataaaaaatatattttatagttggTAATAGGTATACATTAGTCACATTATGGACTATGAGCTCACGTTCCTTCCAACCACATGCAATGAAAgacaaataggtacatattttgttgcATTGTATTTCCCTAATATTACGTATTAGCCTTTTGTTAGGGTTTATCTTATCAGTGGTTTCACACTAAGTATTGTGCGATGGACATAAGCAGGTTGCGTTCACACGCTTTTTGTTGAAAAGTACAGTACTCCCTGAATTCGGGTCGATTGAGGTATTTTTACGCACACTTTACTTCCGAGTATTATCGATAAGGAAGTTGAACTTGTTaggttttgtttgttttcattatAGAGAATAAAGTTCGTGACTCATGAGTATGATGTTCCAGACCGAATCTATTTTTCGGtaggatagatttttttttattgagcaagcatatattttattaaaaatgtggCCAACTTCTAAGTCTAATACGAATAAAACTAGTATAAAACTATACTTTTACGCAGTCAACAAACCATTATTTAACTTAACCATGAAGAAGAAGAATCttcatgttttaattaaaatcacgcACAACAATTAAaatccatataatataaaaacaattatttcgcaaaacaacattttaatatgagtACATCTACTTAGAAATATTTGTCTAACATTAGTATACTAGATATAGGTAAGATAAGTTGTTATTACATAACAGTACTTCAGTAATACAATACGTTGGAGGAAATTGAAAATCAAACATTTACAAGAATGACATATGAGATTACTACAAGACCGGCCATGCATTTTATTCTTTGTGTAACGTCTTCGCATTGCGTACAAATTGTCCTAAACAGGCTCTCCATTATGTAAATGTGCATATAAATTGTCTTCTAAAGCATTTTCTTGAAAGGAAGATTTTTTCATGGGTTCGTTCGGCGTTATGAAAATTAAGCAATGGGAATTTTGACCCTAGTAACTAATGTTTCCGGACTGACCTTATATAAGAATTCATACCTACTTTTCTGAAATGAAACTCAGTTGTCACTAAGAtaccttattttaaaataaataaatcatattaatttGTAGGAGATATCATGATTAACGAAAATTGTAAGTAGATACTTAGGTACTCCTTATTTCATCTTATGGAAAAGCAATTTCAAAAGATTCATTACTTACTGAGGAAGTTTCCTAATAAAATAACCCATTACATAGAATAGGTAAAAccgactttaaaaatattgaaactttcAATTTACCGTTTACAGAACCATTTCTAACCACAACATTATTATATACCCGTATTATATGAATGAGGTTTCGTTTATGTGTCTATCTAGGACCTAGATAGACACAGATTCTAGCTCTATCTAGGTAAGAACCCGTAAAGAAAGATTTTGTGAATATGCATTTCGACTgacctgccttccaagccagaggtcgtgggttcaaTTCCCACCCGGgccaaatatttatgttatgaacatagatgtttgctctgtgtctgggtgttaattatctatataggtatttatttaaaatgtatgtttatcagccttCTGGTTTCtttaacacaagcgaaagcttagtatgggatcagatcgtgccgtatGTGAAAATTgtactgaaatatttatatttatttatttatatttacatacatttatttatatacttactggCTGCCCCGGTTCTGCCCAATTGCCCCTTTTTCGTGTTTTGTATATatggtacgggagctagcaacgtttaaaaaaaagtcattttagtatagttgggtttttgatatactgtttctcttgctatttcggttagagtccgggctgtctggctggccgcagtggttgcgtttaatagtgcgcatcttatctgcacaggaaaatatccttaatttaaagtcattttttaacgcgtaatttttaatcttttgcctttagatagatccatcagacataatttttttattgcaaggcgtttttttcgttgtaaaataggtgccatacgcaatttttatttcaaaataactaaaatgtcatcgaaataagtgaaattacatcaacatgagtccgcttaaaaggtaagtaataactttattatttatattgtattatccttttttaatacttatattgaatacctaattagtaaactaatatttttaatagatggtttcatatttattacactttttggtataaatatgaatttgatgatatttgtattttctagtgtttgattttacgcaaatattatacattttgaaattaaagacttgggaaaataatacaatgaataaatcgcgtttaaaatccgttaaaaagtctttaatttcttgatgatatttggtttttatcaagtttacattaacgtcctatttgaggttcgttgggaaaaggaggcgatatggtagattgttgcaaaaaaactgtaaatagtaaaatgaatattatatatagtataagtaacacagtgattacttatccttcactgggactcatgttgatggaatttcacttacttcgatgatattttaattattttgaaataaaaattgcgtctggcacctatttaacaacgaaaaaaacgtcttgcaataaaaaatgtatgtctaatggatctatctaaaggcaaaagattaaaaattacgcgttaaaaaatgactttaaattaaggatattttcctgtgcagataagatgcgcactattaaacgcaaccactgcggccagccagacagcccggactctaaccgaaatagcaagaggaacagcatatcaaagaaccaactatactaaaatgctcacttgtcaacgttgctacctcctatacGAATAGATTAGGTTGTGTATAATAGCAAACATGAATAAAGCACACATAATATTTCGAAGAGGGCAATAAGGCCATATATTTCATGCATATATATTTAAGGCATAATATTTCGAAGAGGGCAATAATAGCCATGTAAGTAGGTAATGTTGCCTAATGACCGCAAGGATTTATACATAACAcagcaaaatttaattttaatgtaatatttaagaCATATGTATGACATAATACGTAGTCAGTGGATATCATTTGATCAGGTCCACATCCTAAGGCAAGGGATTTCGTTCTGCTCAATTGATTTTCTCGATCTCTCTCCAGTCAAAGTTATAGAAAAAAGTGCGCACTTATGACTGCGTTTGTGCGCAAAAGTTCTCGTTtttcttgaaaatattttgcaattggTAGATAGTTCACtaaagtttaaacaaaaatattggtTAAATTAACACAAAAACCACGCTGAcgttaaaattttctattttccgGTGAGCAGTTTCTTCAATTTGAAATCCCAATTCAGTACCTAAATATATGGAAAAACcgattttaaacaaaatatgtagcTATAATGTTAGTCGTGTTAACCGTTTGTACAAATCTCTCTAACCACAATTTCATTATATATGTCTAACAGTCTAAGGTTTTAGTTAGAATATATCTATACAACCCAAATCACTCGGCGTCAATTACGTATCTTGCTGTGTTCGCATTTTGTTCTTCAAAGTATTTTGTTTCTCAGCACAAATTTCAGCAAAAACGGCTTCGTTATTTAGTTCTATGCAAACTGAACTGAAATACCTAACGTGTACTCGGGATAGATTAACCGAGTCTACAATATTTATTGGTAGGtacgtttaaaaattaatttgacactacattttcaaattattttttcaagcTGATTCGtttcttctatttttttataagcatCATTACGAGTgactacttttaaaaaattggtGAAAATAAGGCGTTCACTTTTACTCTTACAAAAAGGTATTTCTTTGATAACGGTACGGGCTTTACAAAGCCGCCATTCATAATAGACTATGGTCTGTGGCGAGGTGCGATGCGTGGTGGTGGCTAGTCGAGCAGCCGCTGCAAGGGATGCAAGCTCGTGCGGTGGTCGGTGGTGCACGGACGTTCGGATATTCCGGCACCCAATCCTCAGTGTCGCACAAATCGCGGCGCGCGGTGGTCGTGCGTCGAGCGCGTGTGAAGTGATGTCTGCGAGATGAGGCTGTCGCTGGTGCTACTGTGGTTGGGCGCAGCGGTGGCTTGCGGCCCGGGCCGCGGCTTCACTCGCCGCCACGGACCGCGCCGCATCACCCCTTTAGTATTTAATCAGCATGACCCGAACATTAGTGAAAATTCAAAATCTGCCAGTGGCCCTCCCGAGGGCCGCATCACTAGGGACGATGAAAAGTTCAAAGACTTAGTGCCTAATTATAATCCTGATATTGAATTCAGGGATGAGGAAGGCACGGGTGCCGATCGCTTAATGACCCAGGTGAgttataatagtttatttattattgtgtaaatTTTTCAGTTTCAGATGTTAGATCAAAAGTTTACTACTAACTACTGTACCTATCAATCAAAATGattaaacttattaattactaaataattgaTGCAAAGAAAACTATTGCACGAATTCTTTAAAAGTTAAGTGTCGGTCCACTATAGTCGTTCAGTTATAAAATAAGACAATAGGATTCATAAAGAATCCAGTGTTTTGAAAACAGCTTCTCAGTGCGCGGGTAGGGTACAATTGCCGGTGTAAATATGAACGTTGGTGGAACAATGGGGACAAATTGCGGGCGTTACGGTAGCTTCGTAGCGAGTGTTACGATTGTAGCACTGCAATTACGCAGGATTTGACAACAAATATTTTGTTCCTGTGACTAATTGATGAATGATGAATTCTTTTCAACATTGATGCCAGTTTTGGTGAATATATTGCCGTCATAAACTTGGTGTTGAAGGTATTGAAAGTCATGCGTTGTCATTCACGATGTTTTGTAAACGCGTAAATAAACTTACGGGAACCTTATTGTTGTTTCCTCATTGTAACACATATTTTGAGTCGTTTCAtcgataaaaaatttaatgcatattaaagcgtttattttagatatttatcTCCATTCCTTTTGAGTTTAGGTATACGTATATATTCAACTTCAGAAACATTTGTATTAAATAGAAAGCGTAAATTTTTGAACATCAAAAAAGTTTTTCATGCATTTTTCCTTCACacatttaaaagtaatttatttattattatttttttcaaaaccgGCACCTGTACACGCTGTAGTTAATGCAAACACAGAAAAATTTAAAGTCACCTATAATTCCTACAAGCTGTAAGATTCTTACAAAGTAATCAGTTATGCCGTCGGAACTAGGTAGGGGAGCGGGGGGCTTGTTGTTACAGGGGTAAGAAGTTACACGCATTTTTTACCGGGATTTTTAACTCTTTGGTAGACGTAAGTGGACTCATTTGTTTCGTTATAACATCGTGCGTTGCAAAAAAACAATCAGTGACCCGCCGAGCGGCAAACTGTTAGGTTATGTGCACGTGTCTCGATTTCCATCAAGAAAGTAACAAAATCTTTTACGAAATTTTTGATTCCTGCTGTCTATATTTGTTATtctctaaatttttttcaccTCGAACGTTCATAATgtatcaagttttaatttgtaatagcGTTTTATTCTGCTATTGATATCCATTAATGGcggctttaattttaattaaaaaacataccaTGGGGCAGGTTGTTACAATTTTTCGGGGTAGGTTGTTACATGTAAAGACTTGCCTCAGACCTTGTATTATCGTTCATCTCATTGAGTATCATATTTTAGAAATGACTACGCTGTACttaaaaattagaataaatgGAAAGAAATTGAAGCTTTCGTTCCGACGGGCGCATTCTTGCTTTTTAAAACAATGGTTCATCtttcaattcttttttaattctaaatactcaatgttttttttagaatGAGAAACTATAAAAGAAAAGCGGAAAGAGGTACAACTAGTCAAGAAGTTTATGAATCTGCTGCGGCAGAAGTACTGCAGAATAAAACGAGCATTCGTAAAGAAAGCAAAatgtagtacctacctagtagaTTTTAGTTTGACTGAAGTGccaagttaaaaaagtataaataatttattacaatatgttaGTATTTACTGACGAAGTTTTCTAATTCAGTAatgaaaaagtgttttatataAGATTGAAGAAAGTTCCTGCCAAAGTTATGTGATTATTACTGTTAAAAAGTTGGAAAATTAcgatatagatattataattgctTATAAATGTTATACGACCGTTCAAAATAGTCTCTTTTATTCATaacgttttgaaataataaaaaataagtgatttattattgttcattttgtttatttacctactgtAACATCGTACCCCGAAGCTGTAACAACTAGCCCCAAGTCAGGGGTAAGTTGTTCCAATCgacttatttcaataattctttattatgagaaaaattacgttaattttaatatttttccaatGCTATTCTACTAGCTGAATAGACATACTAAtgataaaagcaataaaatgtatatattatttgatagcttttgtaatattaataattatctaaaaattgtaacaacgTGCCCCCCGCTCCCCTATCTCGCATTCTAATTAAACGTaactatatacataattattatcttctaTAAATTCATGATGTGTTATAATGTTTGTTGCATttggaaattaatttaatttagttaaatatttattatttatataaaaggaTTTCTCTTAAATTaggtatcaaaaaaaaaaaatataagaataatattactGGTAATTAATGGGTTAAAATAATTCCAGAATATCTATTCGCGAAACAGacatttattagtttttacttAACCGCCATTTTCATCTCAAATCGGAACTGTAATATAAGATGGATTTCAGCCTCGCTCTAATGGTACGATAAACATGTCGATGTTATTGACAAACACACAAAACTGTTGTTTTATCAATAACTCCAAACTTCATTGACGTTAATAATTgcgtttttttcaataaatatagacTTTCAGCTGCTTTGACTAAAGTTTTACAAATACTGAAACCTTTCTCAAAAACCAATAAAATGTCACATGAAAATCCGTTGCGGAGAgctaacagacagacagcgggaagcgactttgtttcatattatgtacctttTGATGGTCAGTCCAAGGTAgccaataatttaaaaatggacatgaagaaaaaaaatcttctcAGATCTAGAAAGTTGCACTTTTAtcctactattattataaatgcgaaattttgtgaggatggatggatgaACCTGATGATGGatgattacaattaaatttggtatgtaggtaggtacgtagcTGAAGACCCGGAATAGAaagtatgcgggtttttctttgaaacgcgggtgaagccgcggccgggattgttacaataaaattataattaaataataaaatgtacacaTGTTGGTtcctatattatgtagttaataatatagtaacttGATATGGCaaacttttattacttaaatcaATATTAGGTGTGTAATTATAAGAATGGGtctgcaaaatatttatttaatttacatattataattgaatatgtatttaataatggccttaatttatttattcttccgATAGATTTGTCCACCTGTTCGTCAgtatggaaaaatattttttaaaatttaatcagcACATAAGTTCGGCATAATcatcatccatactaatattataaatgcgaaagtaactctgtctgtctgtctgttactcaatcacgccttaactactgaagcaatttgcatgaaatttggtatagagatattttgatatccgagaaaggacataggctactttttatcccgggaaataggataggttttatcccggcaatcccatgggaacgggaactatgcgggtttttctttgactgcgcgggcgaagctgcgggtggaaagctagtaattcaTAATATGCAGGTTGCATACCTTCTAATTATTACACTGAACATGCCtgttttcaaacttaaaaatgtatttatttatttgggcTATTAATGATCTTCCTATCTTACTTGTTGTGGAACTTTTTccttaaatttaattgattcGAATGcaatagttaatttaattgttttagagatgaaataattacagaaataaaaaatattgtagctTCACGTGTCAAATCCTCGTGTTCAACTTTCGTGTACAAATCTTATCaaattatctttatctttaatttaatatatataaatctcgtgtcacaatgtttgtcctcaatggactcctaaaccacttaaccgattataataaaattcgcacaccatgtgcagttcgatccaacttgagagataggataggtt is a window from the Colias croceus chromosome 7, ilColCroc2.1 genome containing:
- the LOC123693190 gene encoding uncharacterized protein LOC123693190, with translation MASGDNAECRSRPLSPEMQEIDTCNFHTQSNVTEGVIPEATITYDSRANNECLNEVHNENNLKERIKQCRNIIESLKLELNQEKSRLEKDIKASHDGQEIKTNSDTTSYLDVPCSPDFYTTSVEDKLTCDENLIQYEKQLQRYQNTLNMAQIEKKNAIRKHMIAKAYKLKLLEVENQCNIELLRVKQSLQCLEPLQMIASKWKSNVDDFSYDLNNFELIPAMYPELNALSGSDVSSSVDDAEIKNKSPNSLNESVLSDL